One stretch of Patescibacteria group bacterium DNA includes these proteins:
- the tsaD gene encoding tRNA (adenosine(37)-N6)-threonylcarbamoyltransferase complex transferase subunit TsaD: MKILGIETSCDETALAVVETDGRDFKVIKNLVYSQIPIHEKYGGVVPEVAARAHVEKMPELLMSLGSRDGKGIDAIAVTHGPGLVTSLRVGVETAKTLAWLWKKPLVGINHIEGHIMANWLAPIRKIQNPNNKFQNIRFPAIALVVSGGHTELFLMPRLGEYKKIGQTLDDAAGEAFDKVAKILDIGYPGGPAVARWAESGRTDAFDFPRPMLDRPDFNFSFSGLKTAVLYQVMKNKSKTKNQKYMADVCASFQEAVVDTLVGKTIKAAQASGVKIIMLGGGVSANAWLRRELEMGVTKFLPNVGLVLPEIKYTGDNAAMIAAAGYLHAIKKDFIDWRKIEVDPNLSL; this comes from the coding sequence ATGAAAATTCTGGGCATTGAAACTTCTTGCGACGAAACCGCGCTCGCGGTCGTGGAGACCGACGGCCGGGATTTTAAGGTTATTAAAAACCTGGTTTATTCGCAGATCCCGATTCATGAGAAATACGGCGGCGTGGTGCCCGAGGTAGCGGCGCGGGCGCACGTGGAAAAAATGCCCGAGCTATTGATGTCTCTCGGAAGCCGCGATGGGAAGGGAATTGACGCCATTGCCGTCACTCACGGTCCGGGACTCGTTACTTCGCTCCGCGTGGGCGTGGAAACCGCCAAAACGCTCGCCTGGCTCTGGAAAAAACCACTTGTCGGGATCAACCACATTGAGGGCCACATCATGGCGAATTGGCTGGCGCCAATTCGCAAAATCCAAAATCCAAATAACAAATTCCAAAATATTAGATTTCCGGCGATTGCGCTCGTGGTATCCGGCGGGCATACCGAGCTTTTTCTTATGCCCCGCCTTGGGGAGTATAAAAAAATCGGCCAGACACTGGACGACGCGGCCGGCGAAGCCTTTGACAAGGTCGCGAAGATTTTAGACATCGGCTATCCCGGCGGACCGGCGGTCGCGCGGTGGGCTGAATCCGGAAGAACGGATGCATTTGACTTTCCGCGGCCCATGCTTGACCGTCCGGATTTCAATTTTTCATTTTCCGGACTCAAGACCGCGGTGCTTTACCAAGTCATGAAAAATAAATCTAAAACCAAGAATCAAAAATATATGGCCGATGTCTGCGCCTCGTTTCAGGAGGCGGTTGTTGATACCCTGGTCGGAAAAACCATCAAAGCCGCGCAAGCGTCCGGCGTCAAGATTATTATGCTCGGCGGCGGCGTTTCGGCAAATGCGTGGCTCCGGCGCGAGCTCGAGATGGGAGTGACAAAATTTTTGCCTAACGTCGGTCTCGTACTTCCGGAAATCAAATATACCGGCGACAACGCGGCCATGATCGCGGCCGCCGGATATCTCCATGCGATTAAGAAAGATTTTATTGATTGGCGGAAGATTGAGGTAGATCCCAATCTGTCTCTATGA
- the tsaE gene encoding tRNA (adenosine(37)-N6)-threonylcarbamoyltransferase complex ATPase subunit type 1 TsaE gives MKKIINSEQEMHAFAGNIAKKLRAGDVLALAGDLGSGKTTFVKGLARALGVKETVTSPTFVLLKPYQTKIQNPKSKIQNLIHVDAYRIEKGEELIFVGLDEFFESPDTVTVIEWADKVKKILPRGRTKWIKFSLGANPNQRIVVIP, from the coding sequence ATGAAAAAAATAATTAATTCCGAACAAGAGATGCACGCTTTCGCGGGCAATATCGCCAAAAAATTAAGAGCCGGCGATGTTTTGGCATTGGCCGGCGATCTGGGCTCCGGAAAAACCACATTCGTGAAAGGCCTGGCGCGGGCGCTCGGCGTTAAAGAAACCGTGACCAGCCCGACTTTTGTTTTGCTCAAGCCATACCAGACAAAAATCCAAAATCCAAAATCCAAAATCCAAAATTTAATCCACGTTGATGCGTATCGGATAGAGAAAGGCGAGGAGCTTATTTTCGTTGGGCTCGATGAATTTTTTGAGAGTCCGGACACAGTCACGGTGATTGAGTGGGCGGACAAAGTTAAAAAAATTCTGCCTCGCGGCAGAACCAAATGGATTAAATTTTCTCTGGGCGCAAATCCAAACCAGCGGATTGTTGTTATTCCGTAA
- a CDS encoding GspE/PulE family protein gives MANQGPQSIEDLIPSRQKKGATSATGEKLKEKMGEVREAELERLAESKAQSLGVPYINLKGFAISPEALALIPREQAEKLKILCFLYTGPELRLAALEPADEKIKEVLFQLEERLHTDGKIYLVTEQSLNRSMKLYDVLPEPRKIIKGVEISADDLLKFQETVADFKSLQAQINKVSTTEILALAIAAALRLGASDIHVEAEEHAIKLRLRIDGVLQDAADIDQKKWKQIISRIKLVAGLKINVTDKPQDGRFTIFMKDEEVDVRVSAIPTNYGESVVMRILSKKAIALEFDALGIRGRALEILSAQITRPNGMILTTGPTGSGKTTTLYAILKKIKNPELKIITLEDPIEYRLEGISQSQIDPSHDYTFAKGLRSILRQDPDIIMVGEIRDLETADIAINAALTGHLVISTIHTNNAAGAIPRFLAMGAKGFLLAPALNAVIGQRLCRKICSKCKAEIKLDAATQTRILEVISKIPEKSGVKVDMKNLKFWKGAGCDACNGLGYKGRVGIYEIFTMNKDIEKAILAEEVAEYKMEELAAAQGMITMVQDGVLKALDGMTSVDEVFRVTE, from the coding sequence ATGGCCAATCAGGGCCCACAATCAATCGAAGACCTCATTCCTTCAAGGCAAAAGAAGGGGGCGACTTCGGCGACCGGAGAAAAACTCAAGGAAAAGATGGGCGAGGTCCGCGAGGCGGAATTGGAGCGCCTTGCCGAGAGCAAGGCCCAGTCTTTGGGCGTTCCGTATATCAACCTCAAGGGCTTTGCCATAAGCCCGGAGGCGCTGGCGCTCATTCCCCGCGAGCAGGCGGAGAAGCTCAAGATTTTATGTTTTCTCTACACCGGACCCGAGCTCCGGCTCGCCGCGCTTGAACCGGCAGACGAAAAAATCAAAGAGGTTCTCTTCCAGCTTGAAGAACGCCTGCACACGGACGGAAAAATTTATCTGGTCACCGAGCAGAGCCTGAACCGGTCGATGAAGCTTTACGATGTATTGCCCGAACCGCGGAAAATCATCAAAGGCGTGGAAATTTCGGCGGATGACCTCTTAAAATTCCAGGAGACGGTGGCTGATTTTAAATCTCTTCAGGCGCAAATCAACAAAGTCTCCACCACCGAAATACTCGCCCTCGCCATCGCGGCCGCGCTCCGGCTCGGCGCCTCCGACATCCATGTTGAAGCCGAAGAACATGCCATAAAACTGCGTCTCAGAATCGACGGCGTGCTCCAGGATGCGGCCGACATTGACCAGAAAAAATGGAAACAAATTATTTCACGCATCAAACTCGTGGCCGGGCTCAAGATTAACGTAACCGACAAGCCGCAAGACGGGAGATTTACCATTTTCATGAAAGACGAAGAGGTTGACGTGCGCGTCTCCGCGATTCCCACGAATTACGGCGAGTCGGTGGTCATGAGAATACTCTCCAAAAAAGCCATTGCCCTTGAGTTTGACGCGCTCGGCATCCGCGGACGGGCGCTTGAGATTCTTTCGGCCCAGATCACGCGGCCGAACGGCATGATCCTCACCACCGGCCCGACCGGATCCGGCAAAACCACCACGCTTTACGCGATTTTGAAAAAAATAAAAAATCCGGAACTCAAAATCATCACTCTTGAGGATCCGATTGAGTACCGGCTTGAGGGAATCAGCCAGAGCCAGATTGATCCGTCCCATGATTACACATTTGCCAAGGGCCTGCGGTCAATTCTGCGCCAGGACCCGGATATCATCATGGTCGGCGAAATCCGGGATCTGGAAACCGCGGATATCGCCATCAACGCGGCACTCACCGGGCACCTGGTGATTTCCACCATCCACACGAATAACGCGGCAGGCGCGATTCCCCGGTTCCTTGCCATGGGCGCCAAGGGGTTTTTGCTCGCGCCGGCCTTAAACGCGGTCATCGGCCAGCGCCTTTGCCGGAAAATTTGTTCAAAATGCAAAGCGGAAATCAAACTCGACGCAGCAACGCAAACGCGCATCCTGGAAGTCATCTCTAAGATTCCGGAGAAAAGCGGCGTCAAGGTTGATATGAAAAATTTAAAATTCTGGAAAGGTGCGGGCTGCGACGCATGCAACGGACTCGGCTACAAGGGGCGGGTCGGCATTTATGAAATTTTCACCATGAATAAGGATATAGAAAAAGCCATCCTCGCCGAAGAGGTGGCTGAATACAAGATGGAGGAACTCGCCGCCGCGCAGGGCATGATTACCATGGTGCAGGACGGCGTCCTCAAAGCCCTGGACGGCATGACTTCGGTTGACGAAGTGTTTCGGGTTACGGAATAA